GACTGCCGGGTCTTCCTGCCGGCGGTGCACGACGAGGTGGTGCGCGCCCTGTGCGGCGGCCGCCGTCCCCACGCCGGCGAGGCCCTGGGAGTGATGGAGACCACCACCGTGCCGGCGATCCTCGAGTTCGCCGACGCCGCGGTGAAGGGCGCGGAGGTGAGCCTCACCAAGCTGGCCCTGGCGGACGGCCTGGGGGGCAAGGGCTACGCGCTGCTCTCCGGCGCGGTCTACGACATCGAGGCGGCCATGGAGATCGGCGAGGAACGCCTGTCCCGGTCGTCGGTGGTGGAGCGGGTGGTGATTTCCCAGCTCGATCCGCTGATGGCGGAGAACCTCCTGGCCCCCGGCGAGCTCTTCCACCGCCTGCCCGCTGCCGGGGAGTCCTGAGATGCAGCTCGGCCGGGTGGTGGGCACGGTAGTGGCCAGCGTGCGCAGCGAGGGCCTCGACGGGATCAAATTCCTCATCGTCCAGCCCCTGGACCGCCGCGGTGACGACGCTGGCGAGCCGGTAGTGGCCGCCGACGCGGTGGCCATGGCGGGGCCCGGCGACCAGGTCTACTACGTCGCCAGCCGCGAGGCGGCGGTGGCGATGCCCGAGACCTTCGTGCCGGTGGATCACGCCATCGTCGGCATCGTGGACCAGGTCGCGG
This region of Acidobacteriota bacterium genomic DNA includes:
- a CDS encoding BMC domain-containing protein, giving the protein MAETIQLEPALALLELASIAAGIRAGDAMAKRTPLSALRTGTVHPGKYLILAAGQVAEVEEALDAAEAVGTVDCRVFLPAVHDEVVRALCGGRRPHAGEALGVMETTTVPAILEFADAAVKGAEVSLTKLALADGLGGKGYALLSGAVYDIEAAMEIGEERLSRSSVVERVVISQLDPLMAENLLAPGELFHRLPAAGES
- a CDS encoding EutN/CcmL family microcompartment protein, translated to MQLGRVVGTVVASVRSEGLDGIKFLIVQPLDRRGDDAGEPVVAADAVAMAGPGDQVYYVASREAAVAMPETFVPVDHAIVGIVDQVADLDGSSRSGG